The following are encoded together in the Lathyrus oleraceus cultivar Zhongwan6 chromosome 3, CAAS_Psat_ZW6_1.0, whole genome shotgun sequence genome:
- the LOC127129324 gene encoding cell number regulator 6, with protein MGDQGSRYVKLTKNKEQELFSDITPGELNQPIDVPQLNARRCLECGQVLPETYQPPADEDWTTGICGCFSDVDSCWTGLFCPCVLFGKNTETLRDDIPWTNPCVCHAVCVEGGMALAVAIAFLNGIDPETSCLIAEGLFFTWWMCGIYTGLFRQALQKQYHLKDSPCDPCMVHCCLHWCAICQEHREMRNHLSDNTNNDGTIINPPPVQEIKSDLNKKSTSSAKSSTNDDEENNLQIQPI; from the exons ATGGGAGACCAAGGGTCAAGATACGTGAAGTTAACCAAAAATAAAGAACAAGAGTTATTTAGTGATATTACTCCGGGAGAGCTTAATCAACCCATTGATGTGCCACAA TTAAATGCTCGTAGATGTCTTGAATGTGGACAAGTTTTACCTGAAACTTACCAACCTCCAGCTGATGAAGATTGGACAACTGGAATATGTGGTTGTTTCAGCGATGTTGATAGTT GTTGGACTGGATTGTTTTGTCCATGTGTTCTATTTGGAAAAAATACCGAAACACTAAGAGATGACATTCCTTGGACCAATCCATGTGTTTGTCATGCAGTGTGTGTAGAAGGTGGAATGGCACTTGCTGTAGCAATAGCATTTCTCAATGGAATTGATCCTGAGACATCATGTCTCATTGCGGAAGGCCTTTTTTTCACTTGGTGGATGTGTGGTATTTATACTGGTCTCTTTCGACAAGCTCTTCAAAAACAATATCATCTAAAG GATTCACCATGTGATCCTTGTATGGTACATTGTTGTTTGCATTGGTGTGCTATATGCCAAGAGCATAGAGAGATGAGGAATCATTTATCTGATAACACAAACAATGATGGAACTATTATCAATCCACCTCCGGTTCAAGAGATTAAATCTGATTTGAATAAGAAGTCCACATCGTCAGCAAAATCTTCTACAAATGATGATGAAGAAAATAATTTGCAGATCCAACCTATATAG